ATTATGTTTGAAATGAAAAGGTTTTTTGAAAAATATCCGCTCGTAGTTCTCATCTTTTTCGGATTGGGTCTTCGTGTTGCCGCTTCCTTTTTTAGCAAAGGATTTCTTACCCTCGACGACCATCATAATTTGGTGATAGATGCTGATTTACTCGCGAGTGGATTATCGCTTTCCGCAGATTTTAAAGACTCAGCTTTGTATCCTTTCATCGTTTCACTGATAATGCAGATTGTTCGCCTCTTCGGAATCAACGCTCCTGATACCGAGATGCTCTTCGTTCGATTGTTGCACGGTTTATTTTCGGTCATAGGAATTTATCTCGTCTTTAAAATTTTAGAGGCGAAGGTAGATAAGCGGAGTGCCGCAATAGGTGGGCTTTTTATGTCTGCATTTTTCGTTATGCCGATTTTTTCAGTTCATCAATTTGAAGAAGTAATATGTCAAGTGCCTCTCCTTGCTTCCGTCTGGTATTTGGTTCGTTTCGAGAAGGAAAATAAAAATCTCTACCTATTTTTATCGGGTCTATTTATCGGGGTTGCACTTATTCTTAGGTTTCCGCTTATTTCGTTTGCGGCTCCATTTCTCCTCGGCGTAATAATCAATAAAAGCAGCCGCAAGCTTTCGTACTTATTTCTAATCGGGTTTCTTGTAATTATTTTCTTGCAGTCATTGAGTAATTTATATGTGAACGGAGAATTCGGTTACTCATTTTCCAAAAATTACGGTTTTATATTAAGCGATTATAACAGCATCATCAAGTCCGATGGTTATCCTGCTGGACCGCCATCAAGATACCTGCTAACACTTTTAGCTGCGTTCATACCACCATTCTCAATTCTGTTTCTTATTGCAGCGGTCAGGGGAAGTAGAACGTTTATACTCATCGGGCTTTCCACCTTGGCTTTTCTGATTGCGCACAGTGTAATCGAAAACAAGCAGGAGAGGTTTTTGCTTCCAATAATACCGATGTTAATAATTTTAGGTGTCGCAGGATTTAATAGTATGAAGCTGTGGTTTCAGAAAAAAAATCTATCAAAAATTTATAAATACAACTGGGTTTATTTTTGGGTGTTGAATTCAATTTTATTGGTATTTTTTATTTTCCACTACGGAAAGAAGGACCGCATTGAACCGCTCGTTTACATCAGCGAGCAGCAGGATGCTACTGGTGTATTAATTGCTCAATTCAGTTATACATTTCTGGTCCCCGATTACTATCTTGGAAAAACAATTCCTTTCGATATCATAGATGATAAAAAGAAACTGCAACAACAAGAAAAGATTATCAACTACTGTGTATTATATACAGACTCGTTGGAACAAGACAAAAATGATTTAGAAAAAATAATGGAGAGAAAATTTGTTTTAGAAAAAACTATCGAACCGAGTATAGGCGATTTGATAGCCCATAAACTGAATCCAAAGTACAACAAATCGCGGACATGTTATGTCTTTAAAATTTATTGAAGCTTATTGAAATGAAAAATAAATCCCGTATTGAAATATTATTGCCAAATCAAAATATTATTCTCTCTTTCAATATTCTCCTCTTTTTGATGTTTATCTTCACACTACTTCGGTTTTTATTTTACTTTCTTTACTCGCAGCAGTTTTATAGTGTCCCGATTAGTGATGTCGGATTATCGTTTCTAATCGGTTTGCGTTTTGATTTAGCTTCAACGATGTTGGTGGGCGGATTGTTTTTGCTGCTTCTTAATTTACCGGGTAGATTTAAATTTAAACGCTTTTATAAAATTTCATTAATAAGTTTACTATTTCTTGTAGTTATTGCATCCCTCATATTATCGCTGGGAGATATTTTCTATTATCCTTATTCAAAACGTAGAATCTCGTATGAAATTTTTAATCTTTTTAAATCTATTCCCGAATTAATAACAATTATCCTTGCCGACTATCTCGCCCAATTAATTATTGCGGTTGCAGCAGTTATCTTGCTTGGATATTTATGGTTTAAATGTTTTGGAAAATATAAAAGCGCCCCCTACAAAGGAATTGCTAACGATTTAATATATTTTATTTTATTGATTGGTGTGGTAGTTATTTCAATACGTGGTGGATTTCAGTTGAAGCCCCTTCGCGAAAGTTACGCTTTCAGAAACGATAATATTGCTTTAGGGCATCTCTCGTTGAATGCCGTCTTCACAACATTACGGACTTTGAACAGAGGCGATATTCAATCTTATAATTTTGTTCCGATGGACGAAGCCATAAAGGCAACGAAGGCCTTACTAAAAAGTCCGAACGAAATTTATTTGAACGATGGATATCCGGTAATGCGGCAAACAGTTGCCGAACCTGCACAACAAAACAAGTTGAATGTCGTAATCATAGTAATGGAAAGCTGGCCCGGAAATTTTACCGAACTTGAAACCATCAAACCTTTTCCGATGCCTGAGTTTAGAAAATTGACAAACAAAGGAATTTATTTCTCGAATTTTTTTGCAGCAGGGCAAAGAACAATTCAGGGAATGCAGGCAGTTGTTGGCTCAATTCCAAATGTCGTTTACGACGATATTTTGGGAAGCCCGATTGAGCAAAATTTTCTCCGACCTTTGGGAGTGATACTAAAGGAGAGTGGATACAGCACGATTTTTCTTCACGGTGCGCGTTCCGGTTCGATGGGCTTCGAAGCGTTTTCTAAATTGGCGGGGTTTGATACTTATATTTCAAAATCTGATTTCGATTTGAATAAAGTAAAAGACGACGGCACGTGGGGAATTTTCGACCATTTCGTTTTCGAGAGGTCGAATGAAGAATTTAATAAATTAAAGCAACCGTTTTTAGGTTTAGTGATGTCGCTATCATCGCACGCACCGTATGCACTGCCATCTAAAGAATTTGAAGTTTACGATTCGACGTATGTCGGTTACAAATTTTTAAATTCATTAAGATATTCGGATTGGAGTTTAGGCAAATATTTTGAAGAAGCAGAGAAAGCAGATTATTTTCGGAATACACTCTTTGTTATTACTGCCGATC
Above is a genomic segment from Bacteroidota bacterium containing:
- a CDS encoding glycosyltransferase family 39 protein produces the protein MKRFFEKYPLVVLIFFGLGLRVAASFFSKGFLTLDDHHNLVIDADLLASGLSLSADFKDSALYPFIVSLIMQIVRLFGINAPDTEMLFVRLLHGLFSVIGIYLVFKILEAKVDKRSAAIGGLFMSAFFVMPIFSVHQFEEVICQVPLLASVWYLVRFEKENKNLYLFLSGLFIGVALILRFPLISFAAPFLLGVIINKSSRKLSYLFLIGFLVIIFLQSLSNLYVNGEFGYSFSKNYGFILSDYNSIIKSDGYPAGPPSRYLLTLLAAFIPPFSILFLIAAVRGSRTFILIGLSTLAFLIAHSVIENKQERFLLPIIPMLIILGVAGFNSMKLWFQKKNLSKIYKYNWVYFWVLNSILLVFFIFHYGKKDRIEPLVYISEQQDATGVLIAQFSYTFLVPDYYLGKTIPFDIIDDKKKLQQQEKIINYCVLYTDSLEQDKNDLEKIMERKFVLEKTIEPSIGDLIAHKLNPKYNKSRTCYVFKIY
- a CDS encoding sulfatase-like hydrolase/transferase produces the protein MKNKSRIEILLPNQNIILSFNILLFLMFIFTLLRFLFYFLYSQQFYSVPISDVGLSFLIGLRFDLASTMLVGGLFLLLLNLPGRFKFKRFYKISLISLLFLVVIASLILSLGDIFYYPYSKRRISYEIFNLFKSIPELITIILADYLAQLIIAVAAVILLGYLWFKCFGKYKSAPYKGIANDLIYFILLIGVVVISIRGGFQLKPLRESYAFRNDNIALGHLSLNAVFTTLRTLNRGDIQSYNFVPMDEAIKATKALLKSPNEIYLNDGYPVMRQTVAEPAQQNKLNVVIIVMESWPGNFTELETIKPFPMPEFRKLTNKGIYFSNFFAAGQRTIQGMQAVVGSIPNVVYDDILGSPIEQNFLRPLGVILKESGYSTIFLHGARSGSMGFEAFSKLAGFDTYISKSDFDLNKVKDDGTWGIFDHFVFERSNEEFNKLKQPFLGLVMSLSSHAPYALPSKEFEVYDSTYVGYKFLNSLRYSDWSLGKYFEEAEKADYFRNTLFVITADHAEGTREKNIYELFKIPCLLYSPAFVNPAIISSVHSQVDILPTIIDILKLQTKHSSFGLPAIAGNDGFAYIPSGGLHGWIKGDWLLVGNFDKNIALYHFKTDRYLSENKLNTNLKTADVLRREMLSYLQVSTYLLRSNKVYQAK